TGTTGGCTCGTCAGCCACAAGCAAGCTCGGCTTATTCACAATTGCTCGCGCCAAGGCAACCCGCTGCTGTTCACCACCTGAAAGCTCGTGCGGGTAACATTTTGCCTTGTGCGCAAGCCCTACTAAAGACAAAACATAAGGAACCTGTCTTCTGATGATTTTTGCAGGTGCTCCTGTTATTTGCATAGCAAACTCTACATTTTCATATACTGTTTTATTAGGAAGAAGTCTAAAATCCTGAAATACTATTCCAATCTTTCTTCTGTAATATGGTATCTCCCTTTTCGGAAGCTGTGTAAGCTTGTACTCCCCAACAATAATCTCTCCCTCGGTCGGGTCAATCTCTTTCAAAAGAAGCTTTACAATTGTAGATTTTCCTGCCCCGCTTGAACCAACCAAAAATACAAATTCACCTTTTTCAATGGTCAAATTGATATTTGTGAGCGCAAGCACCCCGTTTGGATACCTTTTGCTCACATTTATAAACTTTACCATTCTTTGTTCACCTGCAATGCTTTTTAAAATGTAATGTTACCCTTTGTATACTCTAAATACTGATTTACAAGCATAGCCATTTTGAAGATAATAGCATCTTCGAACTTTCTGAGGTCAAGGCCAATCATTCTCTCTATCTTGTCAAGTCTGTAAACCAGGGTGTTTCTGTGAATATAAAGCTGTCTTGCTGTCTCTGAGACGTTCAAATTGCATTCAAAGAACATCTCAACAGTCTGTATAAGCTCTGGGTCAAAATCAGAAAGTTTTACATCCTTGAAGACCTCTTCCAAGAACATCTCACAAAGTTTTGTTGGCATCTGATATATAAGTCTTCCAAGGCCAAGCTTGTGATAGCTCACAATATACTTGTCCTTCTCAAAGATGTAGCCTATTTTGAGCGCTGCTTCTGCCTCCTTATAAGACATCGAAAGTTCTTTTATGTCATCAACAACAGAGCCAATTCCAATATATGCTTTGAGCAAGAGTTCTGAGTTGAGTGTGTCAAGTATAATCCTTGCAACCTTGTATGCATCCTCATCATTTGACCCCGGTTTTAGCTCTTTTATGAAAACCAGAATATTGTTGTCAAGCTGGATAATAAAATCTTTTGTGCTCTTTGGGAATATGCTTGTCAAAATCTCACCGATATTCACATCTTTAATCTCTTTTGCATTTGGAATATAGATAGCAAACACAACCCTTGTTGCACCTGTTGCGATGTGAAGTTCTCTTGCCTTTGTGTAGATTTCCCCCGGCAGAATGTTGTCATACAAAAGATTTTTTATAAACAGTTTTTTATCATACGCAGAAGCCGGCTCTTTTGCCTTCATCACAACAAGGTTTAACATATCCAAAAGCTTTTCAGCATGAGGTTCTGTGTTGTTTATATAAAGAACATAAGTGTCTGTCTGGCTTCTGTAAACTTTGTATGTGCGGCCTTCAAATATCTCAAGATCTGTATCAGTTTTTATCATGTCAATTGCAACCGTGTTTATCCTGTTTTGAGAAAGAGGATTTGAGCTGTAGATAACTCTACCATCAGCTTCAATATATCCAAATTCATCGTCGATGATGTCTTTTGCCTGCTCTAAAACATCAATAACCTTTTGTGTCATCATACCTCAATACCTCACCCTTTTTCATAGTTTTTTATATAAATCTATTATACTTTTTTTCTTTGCAGTTGTAAAAGGTTTTTGAAAACAAAAAGCCCCTGCCATAGTTTTACCACATGGCAAGGGCTTATTCCTCTTTTGCTTAGTGAACAATAGCTTTCTCTGTTTCTTTGTCGAACAGGTGAATTCTGTTGACATCAAACGCAAGTTTGATCTTGTCGCCAGCTTTTGCTTTTGATCTTGGATCAACTCTTGCAATAAGGTTAAGACCATCAACAACTACATACAGAAGTGTTTCTGAACCAAGCATTTCAACAACATCAACATTTGCATCGACAACAGCTTCCTGAGCTGTTTGCAAGAATATTTCTTCATCGTGTAAATCTTCTGGTCTTATACCCATTATAACTTCTTTTCCAACATAACCGAGCTCTTCTACTTTCTTTGCTTTTCCTTCTGGAAGTTTTATTGCGTTGTTTCCAAATACAACATAGATGTTCTTATCTTTCTGCTCTATCCTTGATTCAATAAAGTTCATCTGTGGCGAACCAATGAAACCCGCAACAAACAGGTTCGCAGGTTGTTCATAAAGAACCTGTGGTGTATCTACTTGCTGGATAAATCCGTCTTTCATAACAACAATTCTTGTACCCATTGTCATAGCTTCTGTCTGGTCGTGTGTAACGTAGATGAATGTTGTTCCAAGTCTCTTATGAAGTTTAGATAGCTCTGTTCTCATCTGGACTCTGAGCTTTGCGTCCAAGTTTGAAAGAGGCTCATCCATGAGGAATACCTTTGGTTCTCTGACAATAGCACGACCTAAAGCCACTCTCTGTCTCTGACCACCGGACAGAGCTTTTGGTTTTCTGTCAAGCAGATGCTCAATTCCTAAAATCTTAGCTGCTTCATGTACACGTCTTTTTATTTCATCTTTTGGAAACTTTCTGAGTTTGAGACCAAATGCCATGTTCTCAAAAACAGTCATATGAGGATACAAAGCATAGTTCTGGAAAACCATCGCAATATCTCTGTCCTTTGGCGGGACGTCGTTTACCAGCTTGTCCCCTATGTAGATTTCGCCTTCTGTTACCTCTTCAAGACCTGCTATCATTCTCAGTGTTGTTGTCTTACCACAACCAGATGGTCCTACCAAAACTATAAATTCCTTATCTTCGATATCCAAGTTAAAGTCAGAAACAGCTGTAACACCACCAGGATATCTCTTGTAAACACCTTTTAATCTTACACTTGCCACTTTTCTTTTACCTCCTACACAGTATTGTATATAAACTTGTAAAAAATCTTCTTCTAATATAGACTATACAATTATTTGCGATTAAAAACTATTGATTTTTTAAACAAACTTTTCAGAAACCTTTTAGATAACATGTCTAAACTATCTTACCAAAAACAAAGGCTGATAAGGAGTTGTACCTTATCAGCCAAATCTTACTACTGCTGTTGCTTTGTTACCTCTTCGGCGCCTTTTCTGAACAGTCCCAGCACAAATATAAATATTGCAGCACCGAGGATGGTTGGAATAATAGGAATACCAGCAACCACAGGACCAAGTTTCCTGAAAAACGGAATATATGCCCCAATCCACGACCCGACAAGTCCAGCAATCATAGCTCCAATAAACCCGCCTGGCATCTTGTATTTGGTCAGTGCATCACCTATATACCCTGCAATTGCTGCAACAATCAGGGTCATGATAAAACCAAGCATAAGCTTTGACCCCCTTTTTAATGGAGCGTCTACTCATTAGTATGATTACTTTTATCGAATTTAATCACTTGATAATATTACCAACAATACCCCATCTTTTACCTCAACAATTGCTTCATCTTCAATAATAACATTTGACACACCATAAGGGTTGCCAAACTCCATCACACCATCTTTTAAAGAATAATACAAACCTTTGGCACAAATACCACTCACAGTTTGTGTGTATGGAAGTAAAGAAAGCAAATGGCCTTTTTTCCCATGGATTTTTATTTTGTTTCTTGTCATCATGATTATGTTATTTTCATCTACTATTGCGCCCTTTATATCGTGTTCAAGCAGATAATACAAAAGACTTATGTTGGCAAGAACATGGTCAAGTCTTTTACCAGTGCAAGAAAGCATTACTACCTCATCAAAGCCATTTTCAGCCAAATATTCAATAGCAATCTGTGTATCTGTTTTATCCTTTTCACATGGAAATTCCATTATTTGTATGCCGTTAATTTTGAAATATTCTAAAACCTCTTTGTCTACAGAGTCAAAGTCGCCTATTATCAAGTTTGGCATAAAACCATATTTGTATGCTATGTTTGCTCCACCATCACAGCAAATTATAAAATCAGCATCTTTTATATGTTCATCATAAAATGACTTACTTGCAACCTTGCCGCTTGAGATTACAACACCTTTCATGTCTTCTGTCCCTTTCCTGACAATAAATTTTTAGAAAAAGCTCAGCTGACTTGTTTGAGGCAAGTCTTTTAACACTTTATACTGAGTCAAAATCTCTATAACCTGCTTGTTTAGCTTTGCTCTTCTCTGAAGGTCATCCACAGACAAAAACCTTCCTTCTTTTCGCGCCTCCACAATGCTTTTTGCAGCTGCCACCCCAACATTTGGCAGAGCATTAAAGGGTATTAAAAGCCCTCCATCTTTTATGATGAACCTCTCTGCATCAGACTCGTTCAAATCAACAGGGTAAAACTTTAGACCTCGTGCTAACATCTCGTTTGCAATCTCAAGCACTGTCAGAAGGTTTTTGTCTTTCTGAGAAAGACTACTTATCCTGTTTTCCAAATCTCTTATCTTCTGCCTTATAGCGTCTCTTCCATTGAGGATTGTTGCATAATCAAAGTCGTCTGCTCTGACTGTAAAATATGTTGCATAGAAAGCCTCCTTAAAATGTACCTTGAAATAAGCAATCCTGAAGGCCATCATTACATACGCTGCAGCATGTGCTTTGGGAAACATATATGTTATTTTTTTGCAGCTCTCTATATACCAGTCCGGAACATTGTGAGCTCTTAGAAGCTGCTCATCCTCCGGCTTTAATCCTTTACCTTTTCTAACATCTTCCATGATTCTGAAACTGTCTTTTGGTGGAACACCCTTTTGAATTAAATATAACATAATATCGTCTCTTGTAGAAATTACCTCTTTAAGCGTTGCAATTCCATTTCTTACTAAATCCTGAGCATTATTTGTCCAAACATTTGTACCGTGCGAAAGCCCCGAAATTCGCACAAGTTCAGCAAACGTCTTTGGCTTCGTCTCAATTAACATCTGTCTTACAAACCTTGTCCCAAACTCAGGTATACCGAAAGTCCCTACTTCACAATCTATGTCCTCAGGAGAAATTCCAAGAGCTTCTGTGCTTGTAAAAATTGACATCGTATCTTTGTCATCAAGAGGAATTGAACGCGGGTCAACTCCTGTCAAGTCCTGAAGCATCCGTATAACAGTCGGATCGTCGTGTCCAAGAATATCAAGTTTCAAAAGCCTTCCTGAGATAGCATGGTAATCAAAGTGCGTTGTGATAACGCTTTTGTCCTCGCTATCTGCTGGATGCTGAATCGGTGTAAAATCAAATATCTCTTTGTCTCGTGGAACAATCATAAGCCCGCCGGGATGCTGGCCTGTTGTTCTTTTTACGCCTGTGCAACCCTGAGAAAGTCTCAAAATCTCTGCCGGATGAAGACTCAAACCTTTTTCTTCAGCATATTTTGTTACAAACCCGTGCGCAGTCTTTTCAGCAACTGTTGAGATTGTACCTGCTCTGAAAACATAGCCCTGTCCAAACAACTCCTCTGTAAACTTGTGTGCAATTGGCTGATAATCACCAGAAAAGTTAAGGTCAATATCTGGTTCTTTGTCCCCGTCAAATCCTAAGAAGGTCTCAAACGGTATATCATGCCCATCTTTTTTAAGTTTTTTCCCACAGCGCGGACAGTTTTTGTCTTCTAAGTCATAACCACATCCAGCAGAACCATCTGTTATAAACTCAGAATACTTGCAGTTTGGACAAACATAATGTGGGGGCAACGGATTTACCTCTGTTATCCCACACATTGTTGCAACAAGAGAAGAACCAACAGACCCTCGCGAACCAACAAGATAACCATCTGACAAAGATTTAGATACAAGTTTTTGGGCAATCAAATACATCACTGCAAAACCGTTCTTGATTATCGAATTCAGTTCCTTTTCAAGCCGTGCTCTTACAATTTCCGGAAGAGGGTCTCCATATATTTCGTGAGCTTTCTTCATTGTCATATTGTATATTTCTTCCTCAGCACCCTCAATCTTGGGTGGGAACGTCTCATCGGGTATTGGTTTTACATCTTCTATCATATCGGCAATCTTATTGGTATTTTCTACAACAACTTCATAACAAGCATCTGGTCCCAGATACTCAAATTCTTTGAGCATCTCATCTGTTGTCCTGAAATAAAGCTGCGGGTCATTTTCAACATCATTGTACCCTTGGTTATGTTTTAAAATCTGGCGCAACACTCTCTGGTGTGGATGACAATAGTGCGCATCAGATGTTGCAACAACAAGCTTGCCAAGTTTTTTGCCAAGCTGGTAAATCTTTTTATTAATCTCTCTCAGGCTTTCTTCATCTTTTAAATATCCTTCTCTAATCAAAAAAGAATTATTCTCAACCGGCATTATCTCAAGGAAATCATAAAATGTTGCAATCTTTTCTATTTCTTCCTCACTTTTTCCTTCCAAAAATGCCCTGAAAATTTCTCCAGACTCACACGCACTTCCTATCAAAAGTCCATCTTTTAACTGTATCAAAAAACTTTTGGGTATCCTTGGCCTTTTGTAGAAGTATTCTAAATGAGAATACGATACCAGTTTGTAGAGATTTTTTAACCCCTGCTGGTTCTTTACAAGTATAGTTGCATGATAGCTGTGAGATTTGAGGTCTGCTTTTGCGTTTGACTCAATTGAATTAAGCTCTTTTAACCATTTGTACCCTCTTACTTTTAATCTTTCCATAAGAGAAGTGAAAATACCAGCTGTTGTTTCTGCGTCAGAATCAGCTCTGTGATGATGTCTCAGCTCTACATTTAAAAACTCTGCAACTTTGTTTAACTTATGAGAAGATAGACCTGTCAAAAGCCTTCTTGAAAGTTCCAGCGTATCGATATATGTATAGTCGAATATAATTCCACATTCCTGATACGCCTTTTTCAAAAATCCAATGTCAAACTGAGCGTTGTGCGCAACAAGAACGCTGCCGCTTGCAAACTTTTCAAACTCTAAAATGGCATCTCTCAGCTTTGGGGCTTTATCAACCATATCTTGGTATATGCCTGTTAGCTCTGATATCCTGACAGGAATTTTGCCTTCGGGGTCAACAAATGTAGAAAATCTCTCTGTTATTTGACCATTTTCTATCTTCACAGCACCAATTTCTATTATTTTATTCTTTTGACTGTCAAACCCTGTTGTTTCAACGTCAACAACCACAAAGGTAGAGTCAAATCCTTGTCCTTCCTTGGGATTGTAAACAACTGGCGCACCATCATCAATAAGATAGCACTCCATCCCATAGATGACTTTGATGTTATAGCTTTTGCTTGCTTCCTGTGCTTCCGGAAACGCCTGAACAACTCCATGGTCTGTTATTGCAACTGCTTTGTGCCCCAGTGAAGCTGCCAATTTTATAATCTCCTCTGCAGAGCACACAGCATCCATAGTAGACATTTTGGTATGAGCATGAAGTTCTACTCTCTTGTTATTGCTTGTATCAAGTCGCTGGGGTTTTTGACTTTTGTTTATGTTTTTAGCATTTATTACAACTGCTTTTTCAAAATCGTCAAATTCTACCCTGCCTTCAACCTTCACATAATCTCCAACAGAAATTGAAGTAGGAATTTTATCTTTCTTAGCAACAATTTTTACAAAGGTTGAGTTCAAATAGTCTGTGATGTACAGCTTGTATATGAGCACATTCTGGTTTTTAGTCTCTTTTACTTCGAGATTAAAAATTTCCCCTTCAATCACACAATCAGTGCCAACTTTGACAAGAGAAATGGGAGTTACTTCTTTCTTTTCATCTATCTTTTTGCCAAATATAATGTCAGAATCTTGTTCTACTTCTATTTCTCTGCCTGCATTTTTCTCTGTTTCTTCCTTCTTTGCTTCACTAAATTTTAGATATTTTTCTATTTCACGGTCTGTATCAAACTGAATAAAAAAATCCTTAATCTTAAAATCTACACTACATATTATTCCAAATTCTTCAAACAGTATTTGCTTTACAAGCACATCTATTTTTCTTTCAAGAAGAATATCTCTTATACCATTTGGAACCAAAAAATCTAAGCCACTTGAACTTTGTACAATCTCGCATTCTCTTAAAAAATGGGCAAGACCATTACATCTTTTTGAAATTTTATAAAGCAAAAACCATCTATATTTTTTCAAAAGTTCATCCAACGTCAGGTTTCTTGATTTGAAAAGTTTTATCTCAACATCCCTGCAACTTTCTAAAAGAGACTTGAATCTTTGCTCAATTCCAATAAGGTCAATATCTTTCAGATTATCAAGGCTCTCAACATAAACTCTCAGATTCATGCTTGATTTGTCAAACTCAATCTTGACAGGTTTCACCGGTAAAAAAGCAACCTCACTCATTGCCCATCCCTACTTTTTTTGAGATTAACATAACCTTTTATTATATCTGAATACATCTTCATCCTGTGCTGAGCACCTTTTATAAACCCAAGTTTTTCTTCCTTCATTACATGCGAAACCTTCGGCAATGGGACTGTCAATACTCTTAAGTTCAACTTTTTGGCATACTCAGTTAAAATAATCTCTATTGCATATCCTAAATCTTTTATATCTTCGCGAGACTCTAAAATTTTTTCAAAAACCCATCTTTTTATCCCTCTCTGACCTGATAAAAAAGGCGAAATTTTCTGAGCAAGGTCGGTAGAAAACCTGCCATCAGAAAAAATTCCAATTGTCATGTCAGCTCTGTCTTCAATCAAAGGTCTAATTAAATTTTCAACATCTTCAACCTTGAGATTTACAAGGTCCGCATCAAGCATCAATATTATATCTCCCTCTGTATTCTCCACACCATAAAAAATAGCATAGCTCTTTCCCCTGTTTTTTTCAAGTCTTAATACACTCACACCATTTTTTGCTGATACTTCAGCTGTTTTGTCTTCCGAACCATCGTCAATTACAAAAATTTCATCTACAAGTACACACTTTTTCACAACACTAAGTACATCACCTATTCTCTTTTCTTCGTTGTAAGCAGGAATAAGACAAACCACCTTCTTGCACATATTTTCACCTCATCAAAAAATTAAGAAAAAGAATAAATTTCCTTTACAAGCTCATCCACAATCTCATTCTCTCTCACTTTCCTTATAATCTTGCCTTTCTTAAACAAAAGTCCTTCACCAACTCCACATGCCACACCTACATCAGCTTCTTTTGCCTCACCAGGACCGTTTACCGCACAGCCCATTATCGCAACCGAAATATCCAAGTCCAAATTTTGTATTCTTTTTTCAACCTCATCTGCAATCTTTAAAAGATCAACATTACATCTTGCACAGGTGGGGCAGGATACTATCTTCACACCTTTTCTTAGCTTTAAACTTTTTAGAATCTCCTTTGCCACAATAACCTCTTTCTCTGGCTCATCGGTAAGAGAAACCCTTATTGTATCACCAATTCCCCTCAATAGAAGATAACCAATTGCTATGCTCGACTTCACAGTACCTGCAATAAAAGTGCCTGCTTCAGTAAGACCAACATGAAGAGGATAGCTGAGCTTTTGAGATAGTATTTCATAACTCTTAATTGTAGTTAAAACATCCGAAGATTTGACAGACACAACAATATTGTCAAACTCAAACCTTTCAAGAAGTCTTACCTGATAAATGGCAGCTTCAACTATCGCATCTGGAGACGGAGATTTATATTTCTGTAAAATATCTTTGGGTAGTGACCCAGAGTTTGCCCCAACTCTGATAGCAATCCCGTATCTTTTAGCTTCTTTTGCTATCTTCTGGACTTTTTTTTCATCTCCAATGTTCCCAGGATTTATTCTAATCTTGTCAGCACCATTGTATATAGCTTCAAGCGCAAGCTTGTAGTCAAAATGAATGTCAGCAACAATAGGAATGTGAATTCTTGACTTTATTCTACTTATAGCCTTAGCACTATCTAAATCAGGAACTGCAACCCTTACGATCTCACAGCCTAAACTCTCAAGCCTGAGTATCTGCTCAACTGTAGCTTCAACATCCTTTGTCTTTGTGTTTGTCATTGACTGAATTTTAATATCTTCCCCGCCACCGATATATATATTTCCTATTCTAACTTTTTTTGTCAATAACTTCACCTTCCAGGCATTATAATGTTTTTTATGTCATTGAAGGTAACAATTATAAGCAAAAACAGAAGAAGTACAAAACCAATTGTGTGAATCAGTGCTTCTTTTTCTCTATTAAAAGGTTTTCTTGCCACAGCTTCGTACAAATAAAACACAAGCCTGCTGCCATCTAAAGCAGGAAATGGGATGAGATTTATAACACCCAAATTTACTGAAATTAACTGCATAAGCCACAGAATATTTAAAAGCCCACTCAGCACGCTCTGTTTAAATCCGACATTTGCAGCCTCGCCAATTGTCTTTACCATACCAACAGGTCCCATAATCTCAGATGCCGATACCCTTCCTGTTATCATCAGCACAACACTGTATATGGTCCCTTTTATCTCAGCATATGTCCCAAACACTCCATAATATATGCTATCAAAAAAGTTTTTTCGTGATATTTTTGAAGCAATTCCTATTCGTTTTGTTTTTGTATTCGGGTCATACTTAGGCATAACCCTGAAAATATATTGTTTACCATCTCTTAAAACCTTTATCTCTACTTCTCTATCTTTGTAAAGCATATTGTGAACAGCCAAATAAAAACTTACCTGATCCCAGACGTAAACTCTATTTTTGTCAAGCGCAACAATCCTATCACCACTTCTTATCCCAGCCTCATATGCAGGCATGTTTGGCTCCACCCTACCAATGGTGTTGGTCCCAAAACCAATAAAATAAC
The DNA window shown above is from Caldicellulosiruptor owensensis OL and carries:
- a CDS encoding GlsB/YeaQ/YmgE family stress response membrane protein is translated as MLGFIMTLIVAAIAGYIGDALTKYKMPGGFIGAMIAGLVGSWIGAYIPFFRKLGPVVAGIPIIPTILGAAIFIFVLGLFRKGAEEVTKQQQ
- a CDS encoding ABC transporter ATP-binding protein encodes the protein MASVRLKGVYKRYPGGVTAVSDFNLDIEDKEFIVLVGPSGCGKTTTLRMIAGLEEVTEGEIYIGDKLVNDVPPKDRDIAMVFQNYALYPHMTVFENMAFGLKLRKFPKDEIKRRVHEAAKILGIEHLLDRKPKALSGGQRQRVALGRAIVREPKVFLMDEPLSNLDAKLRVQMRTELSKLHKRLGTTFIYVTHDQTEAMTMGTRIVVMKDGFIQQVDTPQVLYEQPANLFVAGFIGSPQMNFIESRIEQKDKNIYVVFGNNAIKLPEGKAKKVEELGYVGKEVIMGIRPEDLHDEEIFLQTAQEAVVDANVDVVEMLGSETLLYVVVDGLNLIARVDPRSKAKAGDKIKLAFDVNRIHLFDKETEKAIVH
- the ispG gene encoding flavodoxin-dependent (E)-4-hydroxy-3-methylbut-2-enyl-diphosphate synthase — its product is MKLLTKKVRIGNIYIGGGEDIKIQSMTNTKTKDVEATVEQILRLESLGCEIVRVAVPDLDSAKAISRIKSRIHIPIVADIHFDYKLALEAIYNGADKIRINPGNIGDEKKVQKIAKEAKRYGIAIRVGANSGSLPKDILQKYKSPSPDAIVEAAIYQVRLLERFEFDNIVVSVKSSDVLTTIKSYEILSQKLSYPLHVGLTEAGTFIAGTVKSSIAIGYLLLRGIGDTIRVSLTDEPEKEVIVAKEILKSLKLRKGVKIVSCPTCARCNVDLLKIADEVEKRIQNLDLDISVAIMGCAVNGPGEAKEADVGVACGVGEGLLFKKGKIIRKVRENEIVDELVKEIYSFS
- a CDS encoding thiamine diphosphokinase, with the translated sequence MKGVVISSGKVASKSFYDEHIKDADFIICCDGGANIAYKYGFMPNLIIGDFDSVDKEVLEYFKINGIQIMEFPCEKDKTDTQIAIEYLAENGFDEVVMLSCTGKRLDHVLANISLLYYLLEHDIKGAIVDENNIIMMTRNKIKIHGKKGHLLSLLPYTQTVSGICAKGLYYSLKDGVMEFGNPYGVSNVIIEDEAIVEVKDGVLLVILSSD
- the ftsE gene encoding cell division ATP-binding protein FtsE; the protein is MVKFINVSKRYPNGVLALTNINLTIEKGEFVFLVGSSGAGKSTIVKLLLKEIDPTEGEIIVGEYKLTQLPKREIPYYRRKIGIVFQDFRLLPNKTVYENVEFAMQITGAPAKIIRRQVPYVLSLVGLAHKAKCYPHELSGGEQQRVALARAIVNKPSLLVADEPTGNLDPDTSWEIMKLLEDINKRGTTVLVATHAKEIVDSMRKRVVAIDCGRIVKDQPKGVYSYESSDNQVLLQRRV
- a CDS encoding PucR family transcriptional regulator: MMTQKVIDVLEQAKDIIDDEFGYIEADGRVIYSSNPLSQNRINTVAIDMIKTDTDLEIFEGRTYKVYRSQTDTYVLYINNTEPHAEKLLDMLNLVVMKAKEPASAYDKKLFIKNLLYDNILPGEIYTKARELHIATGATRVVFAIYIPNAKEIKDVNIGEILTSIFPKSTKDFIIQLDNNILVFIKELKPGSNDEDAYKVARIILDTLNSELLLKAYIGIGSVVDDIKELSMSYKEAEAALKIGYIFEKDKYIVSYHKLGLGRLIYQMPTKLCEMFLEEVFKDVKLSDFDPELIQTVEMFFECNLNVSETARQLYIHRNTLVYRLDKIERMIGLDLRKFEDAIIFKMAMLVNQYLEYTKGNITF
- a CDS encoding PolC-type DNA polymerase III, yielding MSEVAFLPVKPVKIEFDKSSMNLRVYVESLDNLKDIDLIGIEQRFKSLLESCRDVEIKLFKSRNLTLDELLKKYRWFLLYKISKRCNGLAHFLRECEIVQSSSGLDFLVPNGIRDILLERKIDVLVKQILFEEFGIICSVDFKIKDFFIQFDTDREIEKYLKFSEAKKEETEKNAGREIEVEQDSDIIFGKKIDEKKEVTPISLVKVGTDCVIEGEIFNLEVKETKNQNVLIYKLYITDYLNSTFVKIVAKKDKIPTSISVGDYVKVEGRVEFDDFEKAVVINAKNINKSQKPQRLDTSNNKRVELHAHTKMSTMDAVCSAEEIIKLAASLGHKAVAITDHGVVQAFPEAQEASKSYNIKVIYGMECYLIDDGAPVVYNPKEGQGFDSTFVVVDVETTGFDSQKNKIIEIGAVKIENGQITERFSTFVDPEGKIPVRISELTGIYQDMVDKAPKLRDAILEFEKFASGSVLVAHNAQFDIGFLKKAYQECGIIFDYTYIDTLELSRRLLTGLSSHKLNKVAEFLNVELRHHHRADSDAETTAGIFTSLMERLKVRGYKWLKELNSIESNAKADLKSHSYHATILVKNQQGLKNLYKLVSYSHLEYFYKRPRIPKSFLIQLKDGLLIGSACESGEIFRAFLEGKSEEEIEKIATFYDFLEIMPVENNSFLIREGYLKDEESLREINKKIYQLGKKLGKLVVATSDAHYCHPHQRVLRQILKHNQGYNDVENDPQLYFRTTDEMLKEFEYLGPDACYEVVVENTNKIADMIEDVKPIPDETFPPKIEGAEEEIYNMTMKKAHEIYGDPLPEIVRARLEKELNSIIKNGFAVMYLIAQKLVSKSLSDGYLVGSRGSVGSSLVATMCGITEVNPLPPHYVCPNCKYSEFITDGSAGCGYDLEDKNCPRCGKKLKKDGHDIPFETFLGFDGDKEPDIDLNFSGDYQPIAHKFTEELFGQGYVFRAGTISTVAEKTAHGFVTKYAEEKGLSLHPAEILRLSQGCTGVKRTTGQHPGGLMIVPRDKEIFDFTPIQHPADSEDKSVITTHFDYHAISGRLLKLDILGHDDPTVIRMLQDLTGVDPRSIPLDDKDTMSIFTSTEALGISPEDIDCEVGTFGIPEFGTRFVRQMLIETKPKTFAELVRISGLSHGTNVWTNNAQDLVRNGIATLKEVISTRDDIMLYLIQKGVPPKDSFRIMEDVRKGKGLKPEDEQLLRAHNVPDWYIESCKKITYMFPKAHAAAYVMMAFRIAYFKVHFKEAFYATYFTVRADDFDYATILNGRDAIRQKIRDLENRISSLSQKDKNLLTVLEIANEMLARGLKFYPVDLNESDAERFIIKDGGLLIPFNALPNVGVAAAKSIVEARKEGRFLSVDDLQRRAKLNKQVIEILTQYKVLKDLPQTSQLSFF
- a CDS encoding M50 family metallopeptidase, which produces MNLILALIVLTIVILVHEFGHFIVCKLSGVLVEEFAIGFGPKLFSIKGKETEYSVRAFLIGGYVKPLGEDKDIDHPRALNNAKVYKRILMVLMGPVMNFILAIIIMMGIGYFIGFGTNTIGRVEPNMPAYEAGIRSGDRIVALDKNRVYVWDQVSFYLAVHNMLYKDREVEIKVLRDGKQYIFRVMPKYDPNTKTKRIGIASKISRKNFFDSIYYGVFGTYAEIKGTIYSVVLMITGRVSASEIMGPVGMVKTIGEAANVGFKQSVLSGLLNILWLMQLISVNLGVINLIPFPALDGSRLVFYLYEAVARKPFNREKEALIHTIGFVLLLFLLIIVTFNDIKNIIMPGR
- a CDS encoding glycosyltransferase family 2 protein — translated: MCKKVVCLIPAYNEEKRIGDVLSVVKKCVLVDEIFVIDDGSEDKTAEVSAKNGVSVLRLEKNRGKSYAIFYGVENTEGDIILMLDADLVNLKVEDVENLIRPLIEDRADMTIGIFSDGRFSTDLAQKISPFLSGQRGIKRWVFEKILESREDIKDLGYAIEIILTEYAKKLNLRVLTVPLPKVSHVMKEEKLGFIKGAQHRMKMYSDIIKGYVNLKKSRDGQ